A single genomic interval of Celeribacter indicus harbors:
- a CDS encoding MarR family transcriptional regulator translates to MSTLKVGIADPEEMKARTMRIARGEEKPRPGEPTVWFVSTTSFAKFMSASNCEMLRIIHEQQPSSLEDLAQMTGRAKSNLSRTLKAMVGYGLVRMEKGRGLRLVPKLVHDRVELVLPLIEPRRKGTRK, encoded by the coding sequence ATGTCCACATTGAAAGTCGGGATCGCCGATCCCGAGGAAATGAAGGCCCGCACCATGCGTATCGCGCGTGGCGAGGAAAAGCCGAGGCCCGGCGAGCCGACCGTCTGGTTCGTTTCCACGACATCCTTCGCCAAATTCATGTCAGCGAGCAATTGCGAGATGCTGCGCATCATCCACGAACAACAGCCGTCCTCATTGGAAGACCTGGCGCAGATGACCGGCCGCGCCAAGTCCAACCTGTCCAGAACCCTCAAGGCCATGGTCGGATACGGCCTTGTGCGCATGGAAAAAGGCCGGGGTCTGAGACTGGTCCCAAAGCTCGTTCATGACCGGGTGGAACTGGTCTTGCCCCTGATCGAGCCTCGCAGGAAAGGAACCCGCAAATGA
- a CDS encoding recombinase family protein, with protein MNLHNPNVALRAALYLRVSTSRQAEHDVSIPDQRKQGEAYCESRGYQLVETFVEPGASATNDRRPEFQRMIEAGTSKPAPFDIVVVHSFSRFFRDHFELEFYVRKLAKNGIRLVSITQEMGDDPMHVMMRQIMALFDEYQSKENAKHVLRALKENARQGFWNGSLPPVGYRVVAAEQRGAKVKKKLEIDPLHADTIRLIYRLALEGDGDSGQMGVKAIVKHLNGKGIFTRDGGRWGVGQVHRILTRRTYMGEHQWGKNRKNKADKEADEIVIVPVPPIIDRDTFEAVQKLLQARNPKTELPARVVIGPTLLTGICYCGNCGGAMTIRTGKSGRYRYYACSIRARQGETGCKGRAIPMDKLDTMVAGHIEERLLDPDRLEKLLGSVLGRREDQAERRRQHIAELQRRATESELRLKRLYDAIEAGVADLDDPALTERIAGLKVIRDQARADADRAQALLDSPGHSVVSPAMIRQFSQIARDRIRDREGGYRRDHLRALAQRVEVADDAIRIMGSKTELLRTLAGGKVRQSAAIGVPRGGLKWRRDRDSNPGSP; from the coding sequence ATGAACCTCCACAATCCCAATGTCGCCCTGCGGGCCGCACTCTACCTGCGCGTCTCGACCAGCCGACAGGCCGAACATGACGTGTCGATCCCCGACCAGCGCAAGCAGGGCGAAGCCTATTGCGAGTCTCGCGGCTATCAGCTCGTGGAAACCTTCGTCGAGCCGGGCGCATCGGCGACCAACGACCGCCGCCCCGAGTTCCAACGGATGATCGAGGCGGGAACGTCCAAGCCCGCGCCTTTCGATATTGTCGTGGTCCACAGCTTCTCGCGGTTCTTCCGCGATCACTTCGAGCTTGAGTTCTACGTCAGGAAGCTGGCGAAGAACGGCATTCGCCTCGTCTCCATCACGCAGGAGATGGGCGACGATCCCATGCACGTCATGATGCGGCAGATCATGGCGCTGTTCGACGAATACCAGTCGAAGGAGAACGCCAAGCACGTCCTGCGCGCCTTGAAGGAAAACGCGCGGCAAGGCTTCTGGAACGGCTCGCTGCCGCCGGTCGGTTATCGCGTCGTCGCGGCCGAGCAGCGCGGCGCGAAGGTCAAGAAGAAGCTGGAAATCGACCCGCTGCACGCCGACACCATCCGCCTGATCTATCGTCTGGCGCTGGAAGGCGACGGCGATTCCGGCCAGATGGGCGTCAAGGCCATCGTCAAGCATCTGAACGGCAAGGGCATCTTCACCCGCGACGGCGGCCGTTGGGGCGTCGGCCAGGTTCACCGCATCCTGACCCGGCGCACCTATATGGGCGAGCATCAATGGGGCAAGAACCGGAAGAACAAGGCGGACAAGGAAGCCGATGAAATCGTCATCGTGCCGGTGCCGCCGATCATCGACCGCGATACCTTCGAGGCGGTGCAGAAGCTCCTACAGGCCCGCAACCCCAAGACCGAATTGCCCGCGCGCGTCGTGATCGGTCCGACGCTGCTGACCGGCATCTGCTATTGCGGCAATTGCGGGGGCGCGATGACCATCCGCACCGGCAAGAGCGGCCGCTATCGCTACTATGCCTGTTCGATCCGGGCGCGTCAGGGCGAAACCGGCTGCAAGGGGCGCGCCATCCCCATGGACAAGCTCGACACCATGGTTGCCGGTCATATCGAGGAACGCCTGCTCGATCCCGACCGGCTGGAGAAGCTGCTTGGCAGCGTCCTCGGCCGCCGAGAAGATCAGGCCGAGCGCCGCCGCCAGCATATCGCCGAATTGCAGCGGCGAGCCACCGAATCGGAATTGCGCCTCAAGCGTCTCTACGACGCCATCGAGGCGGGGGTCGCCGATCTGGACGATCCGGCGCTGACCGAACGCATCGCCGGCCTCAAGGTCATCCGCGATCAGGCGCGGGCCGACGCCGACCGGGCACAGGCGCTGCTCGACAGTCCCGGTCACAGCGTCGTCAGCCCGGCGATGATCCGGCAATTCTCGCAGATCGCCCGCGACCGTATCCGGGATCGTGAGGGCGGCTATCGGCGGGATCATTTGCGCGCCCTGGCGCAGCGAGTCGAGGTCGCAGACGATGCGATCCGCATCATGGGATCGAAAACGGAACTGCTGAGGACGCTCGCGGGCGGCAAAGTGCGGCAATCGGCGGCGATTGGCGTGCCCAGAGGCGGACTGAAGTGGCGGAGAGACAGGGATTCGAACCCTGGGTCCCCGTGA
- a CDS encoding DUF2059 domain-containing protein encodes MTDTARISPASGLRALAVFLFVALLAVATGRAAMAEPAKQGADLDALMEALLFREVSEVLAAEGRDMADDFAEAGYGVPEVAWREMLTRLYDPAVMARAFRREMGAALEGADLAPMVEFYRSDLGQRIARLELETRKALATEEAQAAAGEAWAELDPDTERARLIESYVQVNDLVELNVVGAMNSDIAYYRGLWMDGMPQEEGMTDGEILSEIWASEPEVRADVSEWVYGFSTLAYDTLSDAEFADYIAFARTEPGQRLNAALFAAFDGVYEDLSRGLGAGTARLMRDYEGEQL; translated from the coding sequence ATGACCGACACCGCACGCATATCGCCTGCCTCCGGGCTGAGGGCTCTCGCCGTCTTCCTGTTCGTGGCGCTGCTCGCCGTCGCGACCGGCCGGGCCGCGATGGCCGAACCCGCGAAACAGGGGGCGGATCTCGACGCGCTGATGGAGGCGCTGCTCTTCCGGGAGGTTTCGGAGGTGCTGGCGGCGGAGGGGCGCGACATGGCGGACGATTTCGCCGAGGCCGGCTATGGCGTGCCGGAGGTCGCGTGGCGGGAGATGCTGACCCGGCTCTACGATCCGGCGGTGATGGCGCGCGCCTTCCGCAGGGAGATGGGCGCGGCGCTCGAGGGCGCGGATCTCGCGCCGATGGTGGAGTTCTACCGCTCCGATCTCGGCCAGCGGATCGCGCGGCTCGAACTGGAGACGCGCAAGGCGCTGGCGACCGAGGAGGCGCAGGCGGCGGCGGGGGAGGCCTGGGCGGAGCTCGATCCCGACACCGAACGCGCGCGGCTCATCGAATCCTATGTGCAGGTCAACGACCTGGTGGAGCTCAACGTGGTCGGCGCGATGAACAGCGACATCGCCTATTACCGCGGCCTCTGGATGGACGGCATGCCGCAGGAGGAGGGGATGACGGACGGCGAGATCCTGAGCGAGATCTGGGCTTCCGAACCCGAGGTGCGGGCCGATGTCTCCGAATGGGTCTACGGGTTCTCGACCCTGGCCTACGACACGTTGAGCGATGCGGAATTCGCCGATTACATCGCCTTCGCGCGGACGGAGCCGGGCCAGCGGCTCAACGCGGCGCTCTTCGCGGCCTTCGACGGTGTCTATGAGGATCTGTCCCGCGGCCTCGGGGCGGGGACGGCACGGCTGATGCGGGATTACGAGGGCGAACAGCTCTGA
- a CDS encoding 50S ribosomal protein L21 has protein sequence MFAVLKTGGKQYKVQAGDVLRVEKLAADAGEKIQFNEILMVGGTIGAPLVEGAGVQAEVIDQIKGEKLIHYVKRRRKHSSQRKKGHRQQLTLLRITDILEAGAEKSGVKAAVGAGSAAPTATAAPKKAAAKAEAPAAAGGDDLTAITGVGPAAAKKLNEAGITTYAQLAQLDADTVEATKVKPEWVEQAKELAK, from the coding sequence ATGTTTGCGGTTCTGAAAACCGGCGGCAAGCAATACAAGGTGCAGGCGGGCGACGTCCTGCGCGTGGAAAAGCTCGCGGCCGATGCTGGTGAGAAAATCCAGTTCAACGAGATTTTGATGGTCGGCGGCACCATCGGCGCCCCCCTCGTCGAAGGGGCGGGTGTGCAGGCCGAGGTGATCGACCAGATCAAGGGCGAGAAGCTGATCCACTACGTGAAGCGTCGCCGCAAGCACTCCTCGCAGCGCAAGAAGGGCCACCGCCAGCAGCTCACGCTGCTCCGCATCACCGACATCCTCGAAGCCGGTGCGGAGAAATCCGGCGTGAAGGCCGCGGTGGGTGCGGGCTCTGCCGCTCCGACGGCGACTGCGGCGCCGAAAAAGGCCGCCGCGAAGGCCGAAGCTCCGGCGGCCGCCGGGGGCGACGACCTCACCGCGATCACCGGCGTCGGTCCGGCCGCTGCGAAAAAGCTCAACGAGGCCGGCATCACCACCTATGCGCAGCTCGCGCAGCTCGACGCCGACACGGTCGAAGCGACCAAAGTGAAGCCCGAATGGGTTGAACAGGCCAAAGAGCTGGCCAAGTAA
- the rpmA gene encoding 50S ribosomal protein L27 — MAHKKAGGSSRNGRDSAGRRLGVKLFGGQAAIAGNIIVRQRGTKFWPGEGVGLGRDHTIFATTDGTVTFRKGLKNRTFVDVLPVAEAAE, encoded by the coding sequence ATGGCACATAAGAAAGCAGGCGGTTCGTCCCGGAACGGTCGCGACTCCGCCGGTCGCCGTCTTGGCGTGAAACTGTTCGGCGGCCAGGCCGCCATCGCCGGCAACATCATCGTGCGCCAGCGCGGCACGAAGTTCTGGCCGGGCGAGGGCGTCGGCCTTGGCCGCGACCACACGATCTTTGCGACCACCGACGGCACGGTGACCTTCCGCAAGGGTCTGAAAAACCGCACCTTCGTGGACGTGCTTCCGGTGGCGGAGGCCGCCGAGTAA
- a CDS encoding GNAT family N-acetyltransferase, whose amino-acid sequence MQVLTEAPERPAQQVIETERFVLRPPRTSDAGLLSMYAGDLRVARNSRSLPHPMPPGATEAFVARALKPETEEKVWILDGSDHGLSEVLGVISLKPLDRDQCEVAFWVGPSFWGTGLARTALRAIVEANPLACKTMFAAIFQDNQASARVVTACGFAYIGDAEAYSVSRGAHVPTWTYLRKL is encoded by the coding sequence ATGCAGGTTCTGACGGAGGCGCCGGAGCGTCCCGCCCAACAGGTGATCGAGACAGAGCGCTTCGTGCTGCGCCCGCCACGGACGTCGGATGCGGGGCTTCTGTCGATGTATGCGGGCGATCTGCGGGTGGCGCGCAACTCGCGCTCCCTGCCGCACCCGATGCCGCCGGGCGCGACGGAGGCCTTCGTCGCCCGTGCGCTGAAGCCCGAGACGGAGGAAAAGGTCTGGATCCTCGACGGCTCCGATCACGGCCTGTCGGAAGTGCTCGGCGTGATTTCCCTCAAGCCGCTCGACCGCGACCAGTGCGAGGTTGCCTTCTGGGTCGGGCCCTCCTTCTGGGGCACGGGGCTCGCCCGCACCGCGCTGCGCGCGATCGTGGAGGCGAACCCGCTCGCCTGCAAGACGATGTTCGCGGCGATCTTCCAGGACAATCAGGCCTCCGCGCGCGTCGTCACCGCCTGCGGCTTCGCCTATATCGGCGATGCGGAGGCCTATTCCGTGTCCCGCGGCGCGCATGTGCCGACCTGGACCTACCTGCGCAAGCTCTGA
- the obgE gene encoding GTPase ObgE, producing the protein MKFLDLAKVYIRSGSGGNGCVSFRREKFIEFGGPNGGDGGTGGSVIAEAVEGLNTLIDFRYQQHFFAQNGQGGMGNNRTGKDGKDIVLRVPVGTEILDEDEETVIADLTEVGQSVVLAKGGNGGWGNARFKTSTNQAPAKANPGQPGIDRTIWLRLKLIADAGLLGLPNAGKSTFLSVTSNARPKIADYPFTTLHPNLGVVGIDGAEFVVADIPGLIEGASEGRGLGDLFLGHVERCAVLLHLVDGTSEDVVADYDTIITEISNYSDVLGDKPRITVLNKTDALLEEEIAEKRAALETASGGRVYTMSGVSRDGVDQVLRALKAEISMDRLRLKQAGDGEEDDQPWQP; encoded by the coding sequence ATGAAATTTCTCGATCTGGCAAAGGTCTATATTCGCTCCGGCAGCGGCGGCAACGGCTGCGTGTCGTTCCGGCGCGAGAAGTTCATCGAGTTCGGCGGCCCGAACGGCGGCGACGGCGGCACCGGCGGCTCGGTGATCGCGGAGGCGGTCGAGGGGCTCAACACGCTGATCGACTTCCGCTATCAGCAGCATTTCTTCGCCCAGAACGGGCAGGGCGGCATGGGCAACAACCGCACCGGCAAGGACGGCAAGGATATCGTGCTGCGCGTGCCCGTGGGGACGGAGATCCTCGACGAGGACGAGGAAACGGTGATCGCGGACCTGACCGAGGTGGGCCAGAGCGTCGTGCTCGCCAAGGGCGGCAACGGCGGCTGGGGCAATGCGCGGTTCAAGACCTCGACGAACCAGGCGCCGGCGAAGGCCAATCCGGGCCAGCCGGGGATCGACCGGACGATCTGGCTGCGGCTCAAGCTGATCGCGGATGCGGGGCTTCTGGGCCTGCCGAACGCGGGCAAGTCGACCTTCCTGTCGGTGACCTCGAACGCGCGGCCGAAGATCGCGGATTATCCCTTTACCACGCTGCACCCCAATCTCGGCGTCGTCGGCATCGACGGGGCGGAATTCGTCGTGGCCGATATTCCCGGCCTGATCGAGGGCGCGTCCGAGGGGCGGGGCCTTGGCGACCTGTTCCTTGGCCATGTCGAACGCTGCGCGGTGCTGCTGCATCTCGTGGACGGCACGTCGGAGGATGTGGTGGCGGATTACGACACGATCATCACCGAGATCAGCAATTACTCGGACGTGCTCGGGGACAAGCCGCGGATTACCGTCCTGAACAAGACCGACGCGCTGCTCGAGGAGGAGATCGCGGAGAAGCGCGCGGCGCTCGAGACGGCCTCGGGCGGGCGCGTCTACACCATGTCGGGCGTGTCGCGCGACGGGGTCGACCAGGTGCTGCGCGCGCTCAAGGCGGAGATTTCCATGGACCGGCTCAGGCTGAAACAGGCCGGGGACGGGGAAGAGGACGACCAGCCTTGGCAACCCTGA
- the proB gene encoding glutamate 5-kinase, translating to MATLSEAKRIVVKIGSALLVERGELRAHWLEGLAADVAMLRARRAKVILVSSGSIALGRGILGLPPGELPLEQSQASASVGQIRLARAYQEALEPHGITTAQVLLTLEDTADRRRYLNSRATLDALLALGVVPIVNENDTVATDEIRYGDNDRLAAQIAVTVGADRLVLLSDVDGLYTANPAVDPQARHLPVVDHVTPAIEAMAGEPVSGVSKGGMKTKIMAAKTAIGGGCAMAITQGAVDRPLRALENGARATWFLAHEDPDRARKRWIGAMKPKGEVHLDAGAVRALGQGRSLLPVGVTEVVGHFGRGEPVVILGPDGVRIGLGLSRYTSEEAEAIKGAHSEDIQAILGYPGRAALIHRDDLVL from the coding sequence TTGGCAACCCTGAGTGAGGCGAAACGCATCGTCGTGAAGATCGGCTCGGCGCTGCTCGTCGAGCGGGGCGAATTGCGCGCGCACTGGCTCGAGGGGCTGGCGGCGGATGTGGCGATGCTGCGGGCTCGCAGGGCGAAGGTGATCCTCGTCTCCTCCGGCTCCATCGCGCTCGGGCGCGGCATCCTGGGCCTTCCGCCGGGGGAATTGCCGCTCGAACAGTCGCAGGCTTCGGCCTCCGTCGGGCAGATCCGGCTGGCGCGCGCCTATCAGGAGGCGCTGGAGCCGCACGGGATCACCACGGCGCAGGTGCTGCTGACGCTCGAGGACACGGCGGACCGGCGGCGCTATCTCAATTCGCGGGCCACGCTCGACGCGCTTCTGGCACTCGGCGTGGTGCCGATCGTGAACGAGAACGACACGGTGGCCACGGACGAGATCCGCTATGGCGACAACGACCGGCTGGCGGCGCAGATCGCGGTGACGGTGGGGGCGGACCGGCTCGTGCTCCTGTCCGATGTGGACGGGCTCTACACCGCCAATCCGGCGGTCGATCCGCAGGCCCGCCACCTGCCGGTGGTCGACCATGTCACCCCCGCGATCGAGGCGATGGCGGGCGAGCCGGTCTCCGGCGTCTCCAAGGGCGGGATGAAGACGAAGATCATGGCCGCGAAGACCGCCATCGGCGGCGGCTGCGCGATGGCGATCACCCAGGGTGCGGTGGACCGCCCGCTTCGGGCGCTCGAGAACGGTGCGCGGGCGACGTGGTTCCTCGCCCACGAGGATCCCGACCGGGCGCGCAAGCGCTGGATCGGGGCGATGAAGCCGAAGGGCGAGGTGCATCTCGACGCGGGGGCCGTGCGCGCGCTCGGCCAGGGGCGGTCGCTGTTGCCGGTCGGCGTGACGGAGGTGGTCGGCCATTTCGGCCGCGGCGAACCGGTCGTGATACTCGGACCCGACGGTGTGCGCATCGGGCTCGGGCTGTCGCGCTACACCTCGGAGGAGGCGGAAGCGATCAAGGGCGCGCATTCCGAAGACATACAGGCGATCCTCGGCTATCCGGGCCGGGCCGCCTTGATACACAGGGACGATCTGGTGCTATGA
- a CDS encoding glutamate-5-semialdehyde dehydrogenase, with protein sequence MTGDIDVKELMAGLGQKAKAASAELASAPAEQKDAALLAAADALWSRREEIIAANEKDLAFGREKGLTEAMMDRLTLDESRIRGIMDGLRAIAAQKDPVGEVIAEWDRPNGLHIRRVRTPLGVIGVIYESRPNVTADAGALCLKAGNAVILRGGSESFHSSGAIHACLLEGLRKAGLPEDAIQRVPTRDRAAVQEMLRAVEYIDVIVPRGGKGLVGLVQREARVPVFAHLEGIVHIFVDASADPEKAMRVVVNAKTRRTGICGAAECLLIHRDIADTLGRDLIAALVDKGIEVRGDAAVQALDGAVTPATEEDWGREYLDAVIAAKVVDDVDAAIAHIRRYSSSHTDCIISETPENVDRFFSRLDSAILMHNSSTQFADGGEFGMGAEIGIATGKMHARGPVGAEQLTSFKYLVTSEGATRS encoded by the coding sequence ATGACGGGTGATATCGACGTGAAGGAACTCATGGCCGGGCTCGGACAAAAGGCGAAGGCGGCGAGCGCGGAGCTTGCCAGCGCGCCTGCCGAACAGAAGGATGCCGCGCTTCTGGCGGCGGCGGATGCGCTCTGGTCGCGGCGGGAGGAGATCATCGCGGCCAATGAGAAGGATCTCGCCTTCGGGCGCGAAAAGGGCCTGACGGAGGCGATGATGGACAGGCTCACGCTCGACGAGTCGCGCATCCGCGGCATCATGGACGGGCTGCGCGCCATCGCGGCGCAGAAGGATCCGGTGGGCGAGGTGATCGCGGAATGGGACCGTCCGAACGGGCTGCATATCCGGCGCGTGCGCACGCCGCTGGGTGTGATCGGCGTGATCTATGAAAGCCGTCCGAATGTGACGGCGGATGCCGGCGCGCTGTGCCTGAAGGCCGGGAATGCGGTGATCCTGCGCGGCGGGTCGGAGAGTTTCCACAGTTCCGGCGCGATCCACGCCTGTCTCCTGGAAGGACTGCGCAAGGCCGGGCTGCCGGAGGACGCGATCCAGCGCGTGCCGACGCGCGACCGTGCGGCGGTTCAGGAGATGCTGCGCGCGGTCGAGTATATCGACGTGATCGTGCCGCGTGGCGGCAAGGGGCTCGTGGGGCTGGTGCAGCGCGAGGCGCGGGTGCCGGTATTTGCCCATCTCGAGGGGATCGTTCATATCTTCGTCGATGCCTCCGCCGATCCGGAAAAGGCGATGCGCGTGGTGGTGAACGCGAAGACGCGGCGCACCGGGATCTGCGGCGCGGCGGAATGCCTGCTGATCCATCGTGACATCGCCGACACGCTGGGGCGCGACCTGATCGCGGCGCTGGTGGACAAGGGCATCGAGGTGCGCGGCGATGCGGCGGTGCAGGCGCTGGACGGGGCGGTGACGCCCGCGACCGAGGAGGACTGGGGGCGCGAATATCTCGACGCGGTCATCGCCGCGAAGGTGGTCGATGACGTGGACGCGGCGATCGCCCATATCCGGCGCTATTCCTCGAGCCACACGGATTGCATCATTTCGGAAACCCCCGAGAACGTCGACAGGTTCTTTTCCCGCCTCGACAGCGCGATCCTGATGCACAATTCCTCCACCCAGTTCGCCGATGGCGGCGAATTCGGCATGGGGGCGGAGATCGGCATCGCCACGGGCAAGATGCACGCCCGCGGACCGGTGGGGGCCGAACAGCTCACGAGCTTCAAGTATCTCGTGACCTCCGAGGGCGCGACGCGATCCTGA
- a CDS encoding histidine phosphotransferase family protein, translating to MTDTLARDIAAMIGSRICHDLISPVGAISNGVELLAMSGAAAGPEISLISESVENANARVRFFRIAFGMASPGQMTSRREMAGVFKGIATPRLTYRWEVPEDMPREEVKLACLMTMCVETALPRGGEIRIGRTGGQWSVCAQAERLAPAPDLWARLDALSPAEGLRPSEVQFLLAPMQAAALGRRIGHATGEGQLTLTA from the coding sequence ATGACTGACACACTTGCCCGCGACATCGCCGCCATGATCGGCTCCCGCATCTGCCACGACCTGATCAGCCCGGTGGGCGCGATCTCGAACGGGGTGGAACTGCTCGCGATGTCCGGCGCCGCCGCCGGTCCCGAAATCAGCCTTATCTCCGAAAGCGTGGAGAATGCAAATGCCCGCGTGCGATTCTTTCGCATCGCCTTCGGCATGGCCTCTCCCGGACAGATGACCTCGCGCAGGGAGATGGCCGGCGTTTTCAAGGGGATCGCCACCCCGCGCCTCACATATCGCTGGGAGGTGCCGGAGGACATGCCGCGCGAAGAAGTGAAGCTCGCCTGCCTGATGACGATGTGCGTGGAGACCGCCCTGCCCCGCGGCGGCGAAATCCGGATCGGACGGACCGGAGGGCAATGGAGCGTGTGCGCCCAGGCCGAGCGGCTTGCCCCCGCGCCCGATCTCTGGGCCCGGCTCGACGCCCTGTCCCCGGCGGAGGGCCTGCGCCCGTCCGAGGTCCAGTTCCTGCTCGCCCCGATGCAGGCGGCCGCCCTCGGGCGGCGCATCGGCCATGCGACGGGCGAAGGACAGCTCACGCTGACGGCCTGA
- a CDS encoding DUF3553 domain-containing protein produces the protein MDDLNAMLEPGQMVRHPTQSDWGLGQVQSNIGGKITVMFQHAGKVVLDSRRVALLPVFG, from the coding sequence ATGGACGATCTCAACGCGATGCTGGAGCCGGGGCAGATGGTCCGCCATCCGACCCAAAGCGACTGGGGCCTCGGGCAGGTGCAGTCCAATATCGGCGGCAAGATCACCGTGATGTTCCAGCATGCCGGCAAGGTCGTGCTCGACAGCCGTCGGGTGGCGCTCCTTCCTGTGTTCGGGTGA
- a CDS encoding GNAT family N-acetyltransferase — translation MSLEQPRFRLKFAETEAELRAAQRLRYRVFVEELGSDGEMVDHAAQLEADRFDPAYRHLMLVDPARSADPLDTCVAVYRLLSQDKAEALGGFYSEGEYDLTPLKRSGKRLLELGRSCVAKDYRGGPALFQMWAGLARYVIEERYDVLFGTASFFGADVARHAEALSLLHHRHLAPEALRARALPQHFQRMDLVPEAEIDRRRAMLAIPPLIKAYLRLGGTVGEGAYVDRAFNTVDVLLILDTAQISPRQRALYTQEALA, via the coding sequence ATGAGTTTGGAGCAGCCGCGATTTCGATTGAAATTCGCCGAGACCGAGGCGGAGCTGCGGGCGGCGCAACGTCTGCGCTACCGCGTCTTCGTCGAGGAGCTGGGCTCGGACGGGGAGATGGTCGATCACGCGGCACAGCTCGAGGCGGACCGGTTCGACCCGGCCTACCGGCATCTGATGCTCGTCGATCCGGCGCGTTCGGCGGATCCGCTCGACACCTGCGTCGCCGTCTACCGGCTCCTGTCGCAGGACAAGGCGGAGGCGCTCGGCGGGTTCTACAGCGAAGGCGAATACGATCTCACGCCGCTCAAGCGGTCGGGCAAGCGGCTGCTCGAGCTCGGGCGCTCCTGCGTGGCGAAGGACTATCGCGGCGGACCGGCGCTGTTCCAGATGTGGGCGGGGCTTGCGCGCTATGTCATCGAGGAACGCTATGACGTGCTCTTCGGCACGGCTTCCTTCTTCGGCGCGGATGTGGCGCGGCACGCGGAGGCGCTGTCGCTGCTGCATCACCGCCATCTCGCGCCCGAGGCGCTGCGCGCCCGCGCCCTGCCGCAGCATTTCCAGAGGATGGACCTCGTGCCCGAGGCGGAGATCGACCGCAGGCGCGCCATGCTCGCGATCCCGCCGCTGATCAAGGCCTATCTGCGCCTCGGCGGGACGGTGGGCGAGGGCGCCTATGTCGACCGGGCCTTCAACACGGTCGACGTGCTCCTGATCCTCGACACGGCGCAGATCTCCCCGCGCCAGCGCGCGCTCTACACGCAGGAGGCGCTCGCATGA
- a CDS encoding lysophospholipid acyltransferase family protein translates to MSAPSWESPIPPAPPRAVRFGTWRAVRRGLPVVLMILLCLLAMLATRAVEALLVGRRRPWSPVFPRVVSRNALRLMGIGLTVTGRPMRQHGAVVANHSTWLDIFVLNAVERVFFVSKAEVAGWPGIGPLARATGTVFITRDPREAGKQKALFEERLHLGHKLLFFPEGTSSDSLRVLPFKPTLFAAFFAPELREEVWVQPVTVRYVAPAGEDPRFYGWWGDMAFGPSLMQVLRAAPQGRVEVIFHDPIAVKDVAGRKEMAARCEAAVRAGLPEVPAPYRDA, encoded by the coding sequence ATGAGCGCACCCTCCTGGGAGAGCCCGATCCCGCCCGCGCCGCCGCGCGCGGTGCGGTTCGGCACCTGGCGGGCGGTGCGCCGGGGCCTGCCGGTGGTTCTGATGATCCTCCTCTGCCTCCTCGCGATGCTCGCGACCCGCGCGGTCGAGGCGCTGCTGGTGGGCCGGCGGCGACCCTGGTCCCCGGTGTTTCCGCGCGTCGTCTCGCGCAATGCCCTGCGCCTCATGGGGATCGGGCTCACCGTGACGGGCCGCCCGATGCGCCAACATGGCGCGGTCGTCGCCAACCATTCCACATGGCTCGATATCTTCGTGCTGAACGCGGTGGAGCGGGTGTTCTTCGTCTCCAAGGCGGAGGTCGCGGGCTGGCCCGGTATCGGCCCCCTCGCGAGGGCGACGGGCACGGTGTTCATCACCCGCGATCCGCGCGAGGCGGGCAAACAGAAGGCGCTGTTCGAGGAGCGTCTGCACCTCGGCCACAAGCTGCTGTTCTTCCCGGAGGGCACGTCTTCGGACAGCCTGCGCGTCCTGCCGTTCAAGCCGACGCTGTTCGCCGCCTTCTTCGCCCCGGAGCTGCGCGAGGAGGTCTGGGTGCAGCCGGTGACGGTGCGCTATGTCGCGCCCGCGGGGGAGGATCCCCGCTTCTACGGCTGGTGGGGAGACATGGCCTTCGGCCCGTCGCTCATGCAGGTGCTGCGCGCGGCGCCGCAGGGGCGGGTGGAGGTGATCTTCCACGATCCGATCGCGGTGAAGGACGTGGCGGGGCGAAAGGAGATGGCGGCGCGCTGCGAGGCGGCGGTGCGCGCGGGGTTGCCCGAGGTTCCCGCGCCCTATCGCGACGCCTGA